In Janthinobacterium sp. J1-1, a single genomic region encodes these proteins:
- a CDS encoding hydrolase, protein MPIATAQAAQKLLTPNDHTLIMIDHQSQMAFATRSIDLALLRNNAALVSKAASEFKVPTILTTVAEKSFSGPIFNEIQSVFPDLAPIDRTSMNTWEDPRIAERVNAHGKAKIVLAGLWTSVCIVGPALSALEQGFEVYVIADASGDVSDEAHQMAMQRMIQAGAQPMTSVQYLLELQRDWARGETYNETVATAVAHGGGYGLGLIYAKTMFNASEGH, encoded by the coding sequence ATGCCTATCGCCACCGCCCAAGCCGCTCAAAAACTGCTGACCCCGAACGACCACACCCTGATCATGATCGACCACCAGTCGCAGATGGCGTTCGCCACCCGCTCGATCGACCTGGCCCTGCTGCGCAATAACGCGGCGCTGGTATCGAAAGCGGCGTCTGAATTCAAGGTGCCGACGATCCTGACCACGGTGGCGGAAAAATCGTTCTCCGGCCCCATCTTCAACGAAATCCAGTCGGTCTTCCCGGACCTGGCCCCGATCGACCGCACCAGCATGAATACCTGGGAAGACCCGCGCATCGCCGAGCGCGTCAACGCCCACGGCAAGGCCAAGATCGTGCTGGCCGGCTTGTGGACCTCGGTATGCATCGTCGGCCCGGCATTGTCGGCTTTGGAGCAGGGCTTCGAGGTGTATGTGATCGCCGACGCCAGCGGCGACGTGTCGGACGAAGCGCACCAGATGGCGATGCAGCGCATGATACAGGCGGGCGCCCAGCCGATGACGTCGGTGCAATACCTGCTGGAACTGCAGCGCGACTGGGCCCGTGGCGAGACCTACAATGAGACCGTGGCGACGGCCGTGGCGCACGGCGGCGGCTATGGCCTGGGCCTGATCTACGCCAAGACCATGTTTAACGCCAGCGAAGGGCATTGA